The Ascidiaceihabitans donghaensis genome includes the window GATACGGCCGCCTATGATGGTGACATCAACACAACCGACTTGCTGTTCAACCCACCAGCCGAACTGGCAGGCAAGATCAACATGCTAGACAGTCAAGGCGAAGTCATGGCGCTTGCCTCGCTGCATATGGGTATTCCGCAATGTTCGTCAGACCGGGCCCAACTGAGCGCGTTGAACGATATGCTGCAAGGCGCGAAAGCGAACTGGGCGTCGTTTAATTCAGATACAGCGCGCGAAGTGCTTGTGTCCGGTGACGCATCCGTTGGCATGATCTATGACGGTTTCAGCGCTAAGGCACGCGCAGAACGCGACACGATCAAATACGCCTTCCCGACACAAGGCTATGTCGTGTGGATGGACAATGTTGTTCTTCTGAACGACGCCCCAAACCGTGAAAACGCGGTAAAGTTCATGGATTTCCTGCTTGAGCCTGAAAACATCTCGGCTGTGTCCAACTATGCGCGGTATGGCTTGGGCGTGTCGGGCGCGGAGGAATTCCTTGATCCGGCATTGGCCACATTGCCAGAAGCAAATCCGCCTGCCACGGCTGGCGCTGGTGCGTTTATCGAAGTGTGCGATCAAGAAACCCAAGCGGTTTACGACCAAATCTGGACCAACCTGAAAAACTGACCGACAGTCGGGTACAATCACGGCGACCTCTCGTGTGGGGTCGCCGTTTTGTTATGGGAGACAGGCGACATGGAAACGATTTTCAGCGAAAAGCACAGGCTTCGAAATTCAAAGACCGAGCTGTTTGGCGGCGAACTGGTCGAACCGTTCGAGCGCCCGTCGCGTGCGGAATACATCATCGACCGGGTCCGCGCCGTGAACCTTGGCCCGGTATCTGAGCCCGACGACTTTGGCATG containing:
- a CDS encoding extracellular solute-binding protein, whose protein sequence is MKYLTTSAMALALMANAAAADGDLVIYHWFEYMPAELLEKFTAETGINVTMDTYDSNEAMLASLKAGGMGTYDVAVPGDYMVAIMAGEGLLDTIADGELSNKGNIAAEWADPSFDPGRTHSIPYQWGSTSFAVDTAAYDGDINTTDLLFNPPAELAGKINMLDSQGEVMALASLHMGIPQCSSDRAQLSALNDMLQGAKANWASFNSDTAREVLVSGDASVGMIYDGFSAKARAERDTIKYAFPTQGYVVWMDNVVLLNDAPNRENAVKFMDFLLEPENISAVSNYARYGLGVSGAEEFLDPALATLPEANPPATAGAGAFIEVCDQETQAVYDQIWTNLKN